In a genomic window of Mercenaria mercenaria strain notata chromosome 19, MADL_Memer_1, whole genome shotgun sequence:
- the LOC123542225 gene encoding microfibril-associated glycoprotein 4-like, with protein sequence MGLDNLQELVAQGPSELRIDVSALGGSEGYEIFQDFSISPGPGYTLNIALGTGTLGDSTADGLSFNNNGNFSTFDRDMDLTSSSCASNNKGAWWYTSCMYVHLNGQYCTPGTTSCGYSGIIYEKFLGLESLLTSRMMFRRV encoded by the exons atgg GACTTGACAATCTCCAAGAACTGGTAGCACAAGGACCATCAGAACTTCGAATTGATGTTTCGGCCCTGGGTGGCTCTGAAGGTTATGAGATTTTTCAGGATTTTAGCATATCACCTGGCCCAGGTTACACGTTGAACATTGCATTGGGAACAGGAACACTAG GAGACAGTACTGCAGATGGACTGTCATTTAACAACAATGGGAATTTCAGTACCTTTGATCGAGACATGGACTTGACATCTTCAAGCTGTGCTTCAAACAATAAAGGAGCGTGGTGGTATACCAGCTGCATGTATGTTCATCTTAATGGGCAATATTGTACTCCAGGCACAACAAGTTGTGGCTACAGTGGAATAATTTATGAGAAGTTTTTGGGTCTTGAGTCCTTACTCACATCTCGTATGATGTTCCGTAGGgtataa